In Reinekea thalattae, a genomic segment contains:
- a CDS encoding YbeD family protein, with protein sequence MDLSKLPLSKLPLSKLQEKTPDAPKIEFPCDDYMIKVMGDNCIEFRALVVEVLQQFDERISETSFRENPSKNGRFTSLTVRMRIEQEADLATLDRQLKASPMVKMVL encoded by the coding sequence ATGGATTTATCTAAGTTACCGCTGTCTAAATTGCCGTTATCCAAGTTACAGGAGAAAACTCCTGACGCACCGAAGATCGAGTTCCCGTGTGATGACTATATGATCAAGGTGATGGGCGACAACTGCATCGAATTTCGAGCTTTAGTGGTTGAGGTTTTACAGCAATTCGATGAGCGTATTAGTGAGACCAGCTTTCGAGAAAACCCAAGCAAAAATGGCCGCTTTACCAGTTTGACAGTGCGTATGCGCATTGAGCAGGAAGCCGATTTAGCAACTCTTGATCGCCAGTTAAAAGCTTCACCGATGGTTAAAATGGTTCTGTAA
- the dinB gene encoding DNA polymerase IV, protein MQRKIIHIDCDCYYAALEERDFAELRGKPVAVGGTGPRSVLATCNYIARQYGVRSAMPSSMALARCPGLIIRPARFEVYRSVSQQIRAILNQYTDKIEPLSLDEAYIDVSDSSWFSGSATLLAEHIRQQIYQQLGIRVSAGVAPNKYLAKIASDWNKPNGLFVVEPSSVPGFVMDLPVQRVSGIGQKFAEKLAAMGIKTCGDLQKWSLPRLVQLYGKSGVWLYQRARGIDERDVGRQGAAKSMTVEHTYETNLETLQQSEQEVQALYRKLSDRLSDKTTPPLKSILLKVRYADFKTQTIERNWALSIANFQRLLRVKAPRSEQSIRLLGLGVRFANETPASQLSLWPND, encoded by the coding sequence ATGCAGCGAAAAATCATCCACATAGATTGCGATTGTTACTATGCCGCGTTAGAAGAGCGAGATTTTGCTGAACTCAGAGGCAAGCCGGTGGCTGTTGGTGGCACTGGGCCGCGCTCGGTATTGGCGACCTGCAATTACATTGCTCGACAGTATGGCGTGCGTTCTGCGATGCCAAGCTCAATGGCGCTGGCTCGTTGTCCCGGACTCATTATTCGGCCTGCGCGGTTTGAGGTGTATCGTTCGGTTTCGCAGCAAATTCGCGCCATTCTTAATCAATACACCGATAAAATAGAGCCTTTGTCACTGGATGAAGCCTATATCGATGTTTCTGATTCAAGCTGGTTTTCTGGTAGCGCAACCTTGCTGGCAGAACACATTCGCCAGCAAATCTATCAGCAACTTGGCATTCGTGTTTCAGCCGGTGTTGCTCCTAATAAATATCTAGCCAAAATCGCTTCGGACTGGAATAAGCCCAATGGTTTGTTCGTCGTTGAGCCTAGTAGTGTGCCTGGTTTCGTAATGGATTTGCCGGTGCAGCGAGTTTCAGGCATTGGCCAAAAGTTTGCTGAAAAGCTAGCAGCAATGGGTATTAAAACCTGTGGTGATTTACAAAAATGGTCGTTACCGCGTTTAGTTCAGCTTTATGGTAAGTCTGGTGTTTGGCTCTATCAGCGTGCTCGTGGCATCGATGAGCGTGACGTCGGTCGTCAAGGAGCAGCCAAGTCGATGACTGTAGAGCACACCTATGAAACCAATTTAGAAACCCTACAGCAGAGCGAACAAGAAGTGCAGGCGCTGTATCGTAAGCTCAGCGATCGCTTGAGCGATAAAACCACGCCGCCACTAAAATCGATTCTGCTAAAGGTGCGATACGCTGACTTTAAAACCCAAACCATTGAGCGCAACTGGGCGTTATCAATTGCTAACTTTCAGCGCTTATTGCGAGTCAAGGCACCACGGAGTGAGCAGTCTATACGCTTGCTGGGCCTAGGAGTCCGGTTTGCAAACGAGACTCCAGCTAGCCAGCTGTCGTTATGGCCAAATGATTAG
- a CDS encoding D-alanyl-D-alanine carboxypeptidase family protein — MNLIKYVKQLGFVSFLSITTLVSAQPIIPAAPQLAATAYLLMDAETGQVLVAHNEHERIPPASLTKLMTSYVAEREIIEGRLELSDETLVSEKAWRMVGSRMFIQEGKLVSIEDLLRGIIITSGNDASVAMAEHIGGTEELFVQMMNKYAEKLNMSNTLFANSHGLPPKAGKEHYSTAYDLSLLARAIIYENPEFYPIYAERSFQYGPVAAQANRNRLLGTNPYVDGLKTGHTDAAGYCLVASALKDDMRLISVVMGTRSDEARASETQKLLTYGFRFFRTVNVHNQGDELYNARIWGGKDKQLSLGLDEDVKMTIVRGGEEGLSTRLNIDSVIKAPVAVGDKLGEMVLTLDGEEVSRHDVIALQAVEKSSFFARLWDMVRLFFHQLLAK; from the coding sequence GTGAACCTCATTAAGTATGTTAAACAGCTAGGCTTTGTTTCTTTTTTGTCTATTACCACATTGGTATCTGCACAGCCTATTATCCCCGCCGCACCACAACTTGCCGCGACAGCCTATTTACTGATGGACGCCGAAACCGGCCAGGTTTTGGTTGCACACAATGAGCACGAACGCATACCGCCAGCAAGCTTGACTAAACTGATGACCAGCTATGTTGCTGAGCGAGAAATCATTGAAGGTCGTCTTGAGTTATCCGATGAAACGTTGGTTAGTGAAAAAGCTTGGCGTATGGTCGGCTCACGAATGTTTATTCAAGAAGGTAAGTTGGTCAGCATTGAAGACTTACTGCGAGGCATCATCATCACCTCTGGTAACGATGCTTCCGTTGCTATGGCGGAGCATATTGGTGGCACAGAAGAGCTATTTGTTCAGATGATGAATAAATACGCCGAAAAACTGAATATGAGCAACACTCTGTTTGCTAACTCGCACGGTTTACCGCCAAAAGCTGGAAAAGAGCATTATTCCACCGCTTACGACTTATCCTTGTTAGCGCGTGCGATTATCTATGAAAACCCAGAATTCTACCCAATTTATGCTGAGCGTAGCTTTCAGTATGGTCCCGTTGCCGCCCAAGCTAACCGCAACCGACTGCTTGGCACTAACCCTTATGTCGATGGTTTAAAAACAGGCCACACGGACGCCGCTGGTTATTGTTTGGTGGCATCGGCTTTAAAGGATGACATGCGTTTAATCAGCGTTGTTATGGGCACAAGATCAGATGAAGCCCGAGCCTCAGAAACCCAGAAACTACTGACTTATGGCTTCCGCTTCTTTAGAACCGTGAATGTCCATAATCAGGGCGATGAACTTTATAATGCGCGTATTTGGGGTGGTAAAGATAAGCAGCTATCGCTCGGTTTGGACGAAGACGTGAAGATGACCATTGTACGGGGTGGTGAAGAAGGCTTATCGACTCGATTGAACATCGACTCTGTTATTAAAGCGCCAGTTGCCGTAGGTGATAAACTCGGTGAAATGGTGCTGACTCTCGATGGTGAAGAGGTGTCTCGTCACGATGTGATCGCATTGCAAGCGGTTGAGAAATCGAGCTTCTTTGCTCGACTCTGGGATATGGTTCGTCTGTTCTTTCATCAGTTATTAGCGAAGTAG
- the mltB gene encoding lytic murein transglycosylase B: MRLFCILASLTLNSALAENFLAYERAQKVVDELVDEHQIDRALAESWMAAGTVQESNAQKLSAPAEKTRTYAQYRPMFVSTETVRNGRRFLEHNAVLLKKAEDKYGVPAEIITAIIGIESRYGASKGRHNTFDSLGSLAVIESRRSNYFQREWKRFIVNSVEQGMDPRAMKGSYAGATGYPQFMPTSYQAYAVDHDEDGDINIWDDPYDAIGSVANYLRKNGWRPGEYIVSNVELSGDFEKVKMNSFDRDRTLASVQALGWQPELLQDPSSLVFPIRLDGEDGKEYWLGYKNFWAISRYNRSIPYSMAVFHLAEALVEP, translated from the coding sequence ATGCGGTTGTTTTGTATTTTGGCTTCTCTAACGCTTAACTCAGCGCTGGCAGAAAATTTTTTAGCTTATGAGCGGGCACAAAAGGTCGTCGACGAATTAGTCGATGAACATCAGATCGACCGAGCACTCGCCGAGTCTTGGATGGCGGCAGGTACGGTGCAGGAATCTAATGCGCAAAAGCTCAGTGCTCCGGCAGAAAAAACCAGAACCTATGCACAATACCGACCTATGTTTGTCTCGACTGAGACGGTACGTAATGGTCGGCGTTTTTTAGAGCACAATGCGGTGTTGCTAAAAAAAGCAGAAGATAAATATGGTGTGCCGGCAGAAATCATTACGGCGATTATTGGTATCGAAAGCCGTTATGGTGCCTCTAAGGGTCGTCACAATACTTTTGACTCCTTAGGCTCGCTGGCGGTTATTGAAAGTCGTCGCTCTAATTATTTTCAGCGTGAATGGAAGCGTTTTATTGTCAACTCAGTTGAGCAGGGAATGGATCCGCGTGCCATGAAAGGCTCGTACGCTGGCGCCACCGGTTATCCGCAATTTATGCCGACCAGCTATCAAGCCTATGCAGTCGATCACGATGAAGACGGTGACATTAATATTTGGGATGACCCTTATGACGCAATAGGCTCGGTAGCCAATTATTTGCGTAAAAACGGCTGGCGACCTGGTGAGTACATTGTTTCTAATGTCGAGCTAAGTGGCGATTTCGAAAAGGTGAAGATGAATTCTTTTGATCGAGACCGAACACTGGCCTCGGTTCAAGCGCTAGGTTGGCAGCCTGAGCTACTGCAAGATCCGTCATCATTAGTGTTTCCAATACGTTTAGATGGCGAAGACGGCAAAGAATACTGGCTAGGCTATAAAAACTTCTGGGCCATTTCTCGATACAACCGGTCGATCCCATATTCGATGGCGGTATTTCATTTAGCAGAAGCGTTAGTGGAGCCATAG
- the lipA gene encoding lipoyl synthase, translated as MTTASSSTTTKVKKERGVKLRGADKTDRIPIKIIPTEVMPKKPEWIRVKIPAGGSEIASIKNKLRKHKLHSVCEEASCPNLGECFSHGTATFMIMGDICTRRCPFCDVAHGRPNALDENEPTELAEAIADMQLKYVVITSVDRDDLRDGGAQHITDCVREVRAKTPSIVVETLVPDFRGRLEKAVDIMIEDAPDVFNHNLETVPALYKKVRPGADYQHSLDLLKEFKRRKPEVRTKSGLMVGCGETIEQVKEVMRDLKAHDVDMVTIGQYLQPSKHHLAVERFVHPDEFKELEVYGYELGFLNVASGPMVRSSYHADLQAKGEHVG; from the coding sequence ATGACAACAGCAAGCAGCTCGACAACGACCAAAGTTAAAAAAGAGCGTGGCGTTAAGCTGCGTGGCGCAGATAAAACTGATCGCATTCCGATTAAGATTATCCCTACCGAAGTCATGCCAAAAAAACCAGAGTGGATCCGCGTTAAGATCCCTGCTGGTGGTAGCGAAATTGCCAGCATTAAAAATAAGCTGCGTAAGCACAAACTGCATTCGGTTTGTGAAGAAGCAAGCTGCCCTAACTTAGGTGAATGCTTTAGTCACGGTACGGCCACCTTTATGATTATGGGCGATATCTGTACTCGCCGTTGCCCATTTTGCGATGTTGCCCATGGCAGACCTAATGCGCTGGATGAAAACGAGCCGACAGAATTAGCCGAAGCCATTGCCGACATGCAGTTAAAGTATGTCGTCATTACCTCGGTTGACCGCGATGATTTACGTGACGGTGGCGCACAGCACATTACCGATTGCGTGCGTGAAGTCCGAGCAAAAACGCCGAGTATTGTTGTTGAAACCTTGGTGCCGGATTTCCGTGGCCGCTTAGAAAAGGCGGTTGATATCATGATTGAAGATGCCCCAGATGTGTTTAACCACAATCTTGAAACAGTGCCGGCGCTTTATAAAAAGGTGCGCCCAGGTGCGGACTATCAACATTCGTTAGATCTATTAAAAGAGTTTAAGCGTCGTAAACCAGAAGTTCGTACCAAGTCTGGCCTTATGGTCGGTTGTGGCGAAACAATCGAGCAGGTTAAAGAAGTGATGCGCGACCTCAAGGCTCATGATGTCGATATGGTGACCATCGGTCAGTATTTGCAGCCATCTAAACACCATTTGGCGGTAGAGCGTTTTGTACACCCAGATGAATTTAAAGAGCTAGAAGTTTATGGCTATGAATTGGGCTTTTTGAATGTCGCTTCAGGCCCGATGGTACGTTCAAGCTACCATGCTGATTTGCAAGCTAAGGGCGAGCACGTTGGTTAA
- the lipB gene encoding lipoyl(octanoyl) transferase LipB: MLLSSPVVIRYLGQVPYLDTWHRMQDFTANRSSDTRDEIWLLEHEPVFTQGQSGKPEHLLNTGDIPVVNVDRGGQVTYHGPGQMIAYVLLDMKRVDSDVRKLVNALENSIIATLGSFDIQSGAKKDAPGVYVSGNKICSLGLRIKHGKSFHGLALNVNMDLEPFLRINPCGYAGLEMAQVSDFVADPDMTLVMQRWVSAFCTILGLEPLWES; encoded by the coding sequence ATATTGCTTAGTTCGCCTGTTGTTATTCGATACTTAGGTCAGGTGCCTTATTTAGACACCTGGCATCGAATGCAGGATTTTACTGCCAACCGTAGTAGCGATACTCGCGACGAAATCTGGCTGCTAGAACATGAACCTGTGTTTACACAGGGGCAATCTGGCAAGCCAGAGCATCTACTCAATACTGGCGATATCCCGGTCGTGAATGTTGATCGGGGTGGTCAGGTCACATATCACGGTCCGGGGCAAATGATTGCCTACGTACTGCTGGACATGAAGCGCGTCGACTCAGATGTGCGAAAATTGGTCAACGCCTTAGAAAATAGTATTATTGCCACCCTTGGGTCTTTTGATATTCAATCGGGCGCGAAAAAAGATGCGCCTGGCGTGTACGTCAGCGGCAATAAAATTTGTTCGCTCGGCCTTAGAATTAAGCATGGCAAAAGCTTTCACGGCTTAGCATTGAATGTGAATATGGATTTAGAACCGTTTTTACGCATTAACCCCTGTGGTTATGCGGGACTGGAAATGGCACAGGTGAGTGATTTTGTCGCTGACCCTGATATGACGCTGGTAATGCAGCGCTGGGTAAGTGCCTTCTGTACTATTTTAGGTCTAGAACCTTTATGGGAATCATAA
- a CDS encoding septal ring lytic transglycosylase RlpA family protein, producing MLTLLYKYKTTFLAALVIIYLPACSSKFVAGDQMSGDAQSSRYSIAQDRAPTRVLSADQIEVPQPRKEPLSRGGNKSPYRVLGKTYHIMPSAKGYREEGFASWYGEKFHGHTTSNGEVFDMYQVSAAHKSLPLPTWVRVTNLDNNQSIYVRVNDRGPFHSGRIIDLSYAAAVKLGFHDKGTARVRVEALPDNELDTASYFVQVGAFSQQNSAQSLQRQLSDQVKDPVEIYQDTFYRVRIGPVTYDRAVQLQTELSSDAIGKPLIVADN from the coding sequence ATGTTGACACTGCTATATAAATACAAAACGACGTTTTTGGCTGCCTTGGTGATTATTTACTTACCTGCCTGTTCTAGCAAATTTGTAGCCGGTGATCAGATGAGCGGCGATGCTCAGTCTAGCCGGTACAGCATTGCGCAAGATAGAGCGCCGACGCGTGTGCTATCTGCCGATCAAATCGAAGTGCCACAACCCCGTAAAGAGCCTTTATCGCGAGGCGGTAATAAAAGCCCTTACCGAGTGCTGGGTAAAACCTATCATATTATGCCAAGCGCTAAAGGTTACCGCGAAGAGGGTTTTGCCTCTTGGTATGGCGAGAAATTTCATGGTCATACTACCTCCAACGGTGAAGTGTTCGATATGTACCAAGTAAGCGCGGCTCATAAGTCGTTGCCATTACCAACTTGGGTTCGAGTCACTAACTTAGACAATAACCAATCGATCTACGTGCGCGTTAATGATCGAGGTCCATTTCATTCTGGTCGCATTATTGATTTATCCTACGCCGCTGCAGTGAAGCTTGGTTTTCATGATAAAGGAACCGCTCGTGTGCGCGTCGAAGCCTTACCAGATAACGAATTAGACACCGCTTCTTATTTCGTGCAGGTCGGTGCTTTTAGCCAACAGAATTCAGCTCAGTCGTTACAACGCCAATTGTCAGATCAAGTAAAAGATCCGGTGGAAATATACCAAGATACCTTCTATCGCGTTAGGATTGGCCCTGTTACCTACGACCGAGCAGTGCAGTTGCAGACAGAATTATCGAGTGACGCAATTGGTAAGCCTTTAATCGTGGCGGACAATTAG
- a CDS encoding TetR/AcrR family transcriptional regulator, with the protein MIKKENILESARTVLTEQGINKLSLRKIAAQAGCAAPSIYYYFKNKQEIVAGLWEEIAPSLALQMKNSSNMQQAYKDFWLSRPDDFRLFITSADYFPFVAKTDGYQAIKQTLGSELHALNGWLMEEIFTQST; encoded by the coding sequence ATGATAAAAAAAGAAAACATCTTAGAATCTGCCCGCACCGTTTTAACCGAACAGGGAATTAACAAACTCTCACTCAGAAAGATTGCTGCTCAAGCAGGCTGTGCAGCGCCTTCTATTTATTACTACTTTAAAAACAAACAGGAAATTGTCGCTGGACTCTGGGAAGAGATAGCACCTTCACTTGCACTGCAAATGAAGAACTCAAGCAACATGCAACAGGCCTATAAGGATTTTTGGCTTTCGCGACCTGATGATTTCCGACTGTTTATTACCAGCGCAGACTATTTTCCTTTTGTCGCCAAAACCGATGGCTACCAAGCGATTAAACAAACGCTGGGAAGTGAGCTACACGCTCTCAACGGCTGGCTAATGGAAGAGATCTTTACCCAATCAACCTAA
- the mltF gene encoding membrane-bound lytic murein transglycosylase MltF has protein sequence MRFIQPYRSNKLAKIFFSIIASIGFVFLIGYGFKWHDHWQQIERRGALVVAVRESEGIYWPTGQSFTGLEHDLLNELERHLDIPIQIFAVRDLDDLYRSLEVGAVDMALPGTSILSSDWPVSIPYATTTVGLVSTGTDLPAQQERRLGILDSISHSDVIPEALKQTAFDSAIYEHGRLSAELFTLLEMGDIETVLIDKRDFTLQQSAFPTLQFSNLDLPERSLNIYFSPSEDGTLINRVNEVLQLFQQSGLIAQITDRYLGSALEFDYVDNLTFEKHMRSRLPNYTELFQKYADIYQMDWRLLAAIAYQESHWRPNARSPTGVRGMMMITLTTAEEMGITNRLDPEQSVLAGAKYFSSLKQRVVPEIKDPDRTWFALASYNVGAGHLEDARKITELLKDDPNRWVDVRKHLPKLALKDYYPWTKYGYARGAEPVVYVANIRRFYEKLKMEYPTSEELLEPDRLDQLPDSAIPIFPLLQ, from the coding sequence ATGAGATTTATACAACCCTATCGCAGCAATAAACTGGCGAAAATATTTTTTTCGATTATTGCCAGCATTGGTTTTGTTTTTTTGATCGGTTACGGCTTTAAATGGCACGATCACTGGCAACAAATTGAGCGTCGCGGCGCCTTGGTGGTTGCCGTGCGAGAAAGCGAAGGAATTTATTGGCCGACTGGTCAATCTTTTACTGGACTAGAACACGACCTTTTAAACGAACTTGAACGTCACCTAGACATACCAATTCAAATTTTTGCTGTTCGCGATCTTGATGACCTTTACCGCTCATTAGAAGTCGGCGCTGTCGACATGGCTTTGCCGGGCACCAGTATTTTAAGCAGCGATTGGCCTGTGAGTATTCCATACGCCACAACAACGGTTGGACTAGTAAGCACTGGCACCGACCTACCCGCACAGCAAGAACGTCGGCTAGGCATTTTGGACAGCATTTCACACAGCGACGTTATCCCTGAAGCACTAAAACAAACGGCTTTTGATTCTGCCATTTACGAACACGGCCGACTCAGCGCCGAACTTTTTACGCTTTTAGAAATGGGCGATATTGAAACCGTACTGATCGACAAACGAGACTTCACCTTACAGCAAAGCGCCTTTCCTACCTTGCAGTTTTCAAACTTAGACTTACCCGAACGTAGCCTGAACATTTACTTTTCACCCAGCGAGGACGGTACTTTAATTAACCGAGTCAACGAAGTGCTACAGCTGTTTCAACAAAGCGGCCTGATTGCGCAAATTACCGACCGCTACCTAGGCAGCGCACTCGAGTTCGATTATGTTGACAACCTGACATTCGAAAAACATATGCGCTCGCGCCTACCCAACTACACCGAGTTATTCCAAAAGTACGCCGACATATATCAGATGGATTGGCGTCTGCTGGCAGCCATTGCCTATCAAGAAAGTCATTGGCGTCCTAACGCTCGCTCCCCGACTGGCGTGCGCGGCATGATGATGATCACACTCACCACCGCCGAAGAGATGGGCATTACCAATCGGCTCGATCCAGAACAAAGTGTTTTGGCAGGTGCTAAGTATTTTTCTAGCTTAAAACAGCGCGTTGTTCCTGAGATTAAAGACCCAGACCGCACCTGGTTTGCTTTGGCATCCTATAACGTAGGTGCAGGCCACTTAGAGGACGCGCGTAAAATAACCGAGCTACTTAAGGACGACCCGAATCGCTGGGTAGACGTTCGCAAGCATCTGCCCAAACTAGCGCTGAAAGATTATTACCCTTGGACCAAGTATGGTTACGCGCGCGGCGCTGAACCTGTGGTCTATGTCGCCAATATTCGTCGCTTTTACGAAAAGCTAAAAATGGAATACCCAACTTCAGAGGAGCTACTAGAACCGGATCGCCTTGATCAGCTACCAGATTCGGCCATTCCAATCTTTCCATTACTGCAATGA
- a CDS encoding TraR/DksA C4-type zinc finger protein, whose translation MLTEEQLLAAPEDEYMNEAQLAFFRQLLLTQAEELKVSLANAKEQLASFENEPDELDKASVEEERRMALRFLDRQTKLLPKIMESIKRIDEDDYGFCAVTGEPIGIKRLLLRPTATLCAEEKQRQELKERNYRDA comes from the coding sequence ATGCTGACTGAAGAACAACTGTTGGCCGCACCAGAAGATGAATACATGAACGAAGCTCAGCTTGCGTTCTTTCGCCAGTTACTACTCACTCAAGCAGAAGAATTAAAAGTTTCTTTGGCCAATGCCAAAGAGCAATTAGCCAGTTTTGAAAACGAGCCAGATGAGCTTGATAAAGCCAGTGTTGAAGAAGAACGACGCATGGCGCTGCGCTTTTTAGATCGCCAAACAAAGCTACTACCAAAAATTATGGAATCCATTAAGCGCATCGATGAAGACGATTACGGCTTTTGTGCTGTAACCGGTGAGCCGATTGGTATAAAACGACTGCTATTGCGTCCAACTGCCACCCTGTGTGCAGAAGAAAAACAACGCCAAGAGCTTAAAGAGCGCAATTACCGCGACGCTTAA
- the rodA gene encoding rod shape-determining protein RodA, with protein sequence MLNDFVRYDQSGAFSQGRTLLQRLHIDIYLFMALLLVAMAGLIILYSATGGDLGAVSRQMVRFGVGFLAMFIVAQFDPRFFQQWSGVLYGVGLLLLLAVLYAGAHAKGAQRWLDIFGLFRFQPSELVKVTVPIMLAWYLARRGMPPKFRHILLALIILFVPTVLIVMQPDLGTSVLIAASGVFVIFLAGLSWKLIASAVVLALGSLPAMWLFVLHDYQKQRVLTFLNPESDPLGAGWNIIQSKTAIGSGGLYGKGYLHGTQSQLDFLPESHTDFIIAVLSEELGLIGVVALLVCYFLIIWRGSYIAINARDSFCRLLAGALTLTFFIYVFVNIGMVSGLLPVVGVPLPLVSYGGTSIVSLLGSFGILMSISTHKRT encoded by the coding sequence ATGCTCAATGATTTCGTTCGCTACGACCAGTCAGGTGCTTTTTCACAAGGGCGAACGTTGTTGCAACGTTTGCATATCGACATCTATCTATTCATGGCGCTACTGCTGGTGGCTATGGCCGGTCTGATCATTTTGTATAGCGCTACCGGCGGTGATCTGGGTGCCGTATCACGCCAGATGGTGCGCTTTGGTGTTGGCTTTTTAGCCATGTTTATTGTTGCGCAATTTGATCCTCGATTCTTTCAACAGTGGAGTGGCGTGCTTTATGGCGTAGGTTTGCTGTTGTTGTTGGCGGTGCTTTATGCCGGAGCGCACGCTAAAGGCGCTCAGCGTTGGTTGGATATTTTTGGTCTGTTCCGCTTTCAGCCGTCAGAGTTGGTGAAGGTAACTGTCCCCATTATGCTGGCTTGGTATTTAGCTCGCCGAGGCATGCCACCCAAGTTTCGCCATATCCTATTGGCTTTAATTATTCTGTTTGTGCCGACCGTTTTAATTGTTATGCAGCCAGATCTTGGCACCTCTGTGCTTATTGCGGCATCGGGCGTGTTTGTTATTTTTTTAGCGGGCTTATCGTGGAAACTGATTGCCAGTGCGGTGGTGTTGGCATTAGGTTCGCTGCCTGCAATGTGGTTGTTTGTTTTGCATGATTACCAAAAGCAGCGCGTACTGACTTTTTTAAACCCTGAGTCCGATCCGCTGGGCGCAGGCTGGAATATTATCCAGTCGAAAACCGCTATTGGTTCTGGTGGTCTCTATGGAAAAGGTTATCTGCACGGTACTCAATCACAGCTCGACTTTTTACCAGAAAGCCATACCGATTTTATTATTGCTGTCTTAAGTGAGGAACTTGGCTTAATTGGCGTTGTCGCACTGTTAGTCTGCTATTTTTTAATTATTTGGCGCGGTAGTTACATTGCTATTAACGCTCGTGATAGTTTTTGTCGCCTTTTGGCGGGCGCTTTAACACTGACCTTTTTTATTTACGTTTTTGTAAATATCGGCATGGTCAGTGGGTTATTGCCGGTGGTTGGCGTACCCTTGCCTCTGGTGAGTTATGGGGGAACTTCGATTGTGTCGCTGTTAGGCAGTTTTGGGATTCTCATGTCAATTAGTACCCATAAACGGACCTAG